Genomic DNA from Flavobacterium sp. N502540:
CATTGCTTTTGTTTTTTTTGTCATTCTAATTGTAATTGTAGTGCGTTACTATAAAAACAAGAACAAAGCAATTGAATTTAAAACCTCGTACATGACCGAAGCCCGGATTGCCAAAAAAATCCATGATGAATTGGCAAACGATGTCTATAATGTAATCGCTTTTGCCGAGTCACAGCCCTTATCTAAGGAAAACACCAGAGAAAATCTACTGCAGAAGTTAGATGATATTTACGGACGTGTAAGGGGAATCTCCAGAGAAAACAACAAAATTGAAACCGGAGCAGATTTTACTACAAGTATTAAAGAAATGCTTTCGACTTATAAAACCAACGAAAGAAATATTATTGTTACCAACTTAGAAAGCATCAACTGGGAAACGATTAACGAGACTAAAAAGATCACCATTAGTCGAATTTTACAGGAATTAATGGTGAATATGAGAAAACACAGCAATGCCAGTATTGTTGGGATAAAATTTGAAAATAACGAGAAATCAATCGCTATAAACTATACCGACAACGGTAAAGGTTTTGAAAAGGCCACTATTGCAAAAAATGGTCTGCAAAACATGGAACAACGCATCCAGGCCGTTAAAGGAACTATTACTTTTGATACAGCACCGGATAAGGGATTTAAAGCAAACCTATCTATACCTAAATAAAATTCAATATTACAATTTGACTATGTAATAACTTGTATAAAAAAAAAGCCTTTCAAGCTTACTCTCAAAAGGCTCTTTCCCTTCAAAAAACAGGTTAATAAAAAACTAATCCTGTATACTATTTCGTCATTTTAAGGCAAATAAATTTTAGTTTAAATTAGATACAATGTCTTTTTCCAAAATTTCAACGGCTTCTTTCCAGTTGTTTACTCTTATATGATGCGTTTGATTAACGTTATGAAATGCCGTAAACATAATTGGCTTTCCCATACAATGATCTAAATTTTTTCTGTGATCATCAATCATATAATCGGTATTGATAATTCGTTTGCTGCCACATAAAATAATATTTTCCCATGTGATAAAAGGAAAATGCTCCGCCAGCCAGGCTACTTTCTCCGCCAGTGATACCGGAAACTCTGTCGCAGCAGAAACAATAAATATTTCAAAGTTTTCCTGTAATCGACGTAAACTTTCAACTGCGTCAGGTATTACCGGCAGATTTCTGAAAAAATTATTTGCATTCAAAACTTTACGCAAAAGCACCCTGTCACTAAAAGCTTCTTCTTCGCTTAATCCCTGAATACTTTCTTTTGAAAGCGAGGTTCCGCTCTCTTCGTTATAATGTTTTATTAATTGTGCTTCAATGTCGGCAAGTACACCGTCCATATCGATGGCAATAGTTTTCTTTTTCATTTCGATTAATTTTGCAACAAATTTACGCAAATATTGCAAAGTATTGCAATTTTAACTTATTTTTGCAATATAAATTTGCACAACATGAAAAAAGAGGAGCGTCAAAAAGTAATTTTAGAATACCTGTCAAAAGAACATCGACTTACCTTACAGGAACTTAGCGTCTACTTAAATGTTTCTGAAGACACAATAAGACGGGATGTAAAAGAACTTTCGGATCAGGGATTGTTAAAGGCTGTTCGTGGAGGGGCGGTTGCCCCGTCTCCGATTCCGCTTCATTTTAGAAACAGAGAGAAACATGACCTTGAAAACAAAAAAATAATAGCCGAAAAAGCAATCTCTTATTTAAAAGACGGACAGGTTGTTTTTATCGATGGTGGAACAACTTCATTAGCTTTAGTGGCCAGTTTCCCTTATGATTTGAAAATAACGGTCATTACAAACAGTTTTCCTGTAGCGGCCCTAATTGAAGATTTACCCAATATCGAATTGATTTTTGCAGGAGGAAGAATGTGCAAAACTTCTTTCGCGACTGCAAGTATAGAAACCATAGATTTTTTTCGAAATTTTAGAGCCAACATTTGTATTCTCGGGCTTTGCAGCATCCATCACGAACGTGGTGTTACGGGAGTTTTACACGATGATTCTCAAATAAAAAGAAACATGATTCAGCACTCAGATTTTGTTATCGCTCTGGGCTCTATCGAAAAAGTAGGCACCGCCGAATCCTATTTTGTTTGTCCGATTAAAGATATTGACGTACTGGTAACCAATATTGATCCGAAGGATGAAACCTTAAAACCTTATCAAAATGCAGGAGTGACTCTTGTTTAAAAACTTTTTGGTTTCATTACGCACCATAACATCAGAATTATCCCCCTAAAAGTCCCTCTTTATTTCTGTATCCTACTATAAAATTTGCTTTACTATTTTTTATAACTTTACATCTATCAATAAATTAACCCTAAAAATCCATTCACTATTTGAAAATTAAACATCCGTAAAATGCAATTCCAATATTTTTTGCCATCAGAAATTCTGAAGCCTTATATCAAACATTACTATATTTTTGAATCAGATTCGAATAAGGAGTTTGAAGACACAGTATTTCCGAGTGGCGAAATGGAAATTATTTTCAATCTTGGTGATGGCATTTGGGAATCATTGGTGGACCAGACTTTCTACAAAACTCCAAAAATTGAATTATGGGGACAGATCACTAAACCTCTTGCCATAAAATCAAAAGGCAAACATACGATGTTGGGCATTCGGTTTTATACCCACACAGCAGCTTATTTTTTTAAGGATGAAATCGGAATATTCAACAATCAGATTTTCGATCTCGAGGATATAATTGGTAATCCAATAAAAAAATTGCAAGAACAGTTATTAGAAACGTCTGATATTAAAAAAAGAATCGAACTGATCGAAACATTCCTGATACAAAAAATCATAACAAACGATAAAAGATCGGATAAGATCGAAAAAGTAGCTCACATCTTATCAAGTTTACTCAACGACCCGACTGAAAGCAATATCAATAGTATTTCAGTAAAATATGGTATAACGCCCCGTTATCTTCATAAACTAGTCTTTCAGCATACAGGGCTCGCTCCAAAAGCATTTAATAAAATCAAACGTTTCCAACACAGTCTTAAGCTCATTAACACTACTGAATACCCCTTTACTTCTATTGCTTATGATTCCGGTTATTTTGATCAATCACATTTTATCAGGGATTTTAAATCCTTTACGGGAATTACGCCAACTTCCTATTTAGAGAACCAGTTCCCTATCAATCAATTAATTATCTAAAAAGAATATACTGCATTACAGAATTAATTCTTAGTACTTTAGAAACTAAGCCCTTAGTACCTTAATTTAAAATTCAGTTCCGATTTGTACAATTCAGACGTTTTTACCCTGACTATCTTTGACAAAAATAATAGTCAATCTAAAAACTTTATACTATGAATTCTTTTAATACTACATCAGAATTGAATCCAAAATCAACCTTTTTCTTAGTGCGTTTTTACGACGTATTTTTTAATCGAAACCTCCTTTATCTGACCTTAAAATTCATTGTAATTGTCCTATTGCTTTCCGGCTGTAATTCATCTTCAAAAAATGAAACCGCAGATTTAAGCGAAGCAAAAAAAGCAATACAGGAAAGCAATGCTATTTATTTTGATTCTTTTAAAAACAATGATCCATCCCTATTCATAGACCGATATGCTGAAGATGCTTCTATCTTACTCCCGAACGCACCACAAATTTATGGAAAAGAAGGTGCCGCCAAATTTTTCAGAAAAGCTTATGATGAATATGGCTTAAGAGGCGGAAAGTTTATCACCACAGCAGTATACGGTGACGGCATAGCGTATGTTACCGAAGAAGGATTGTGGCAATCTTTAAACTCCAAAGGCGAATTAATGGACGATGGAAAATTTTTGGTTCTCTGGAAGAAAACTTCAAAAGGCTGGAAAATGTTCAGAGATTCTTTTAGCAGTAATCGTGAAGCTAAATAATTGAAATAATCTCTTTTAAGTTCTTTTCAGCCGCAATTAAAAAAGCCTTTCAAGTATAAAATCTTGAAAGGCTTTTGTCTACAAATTAAAAAGCAATATTATTTCCAACCACCGCCTAAGTCTCTGTAAACATGGACTGCAGCATTCAATTGTTCTTTTTTAGTATCTACCAGTTCCAGTTTCGCTTCTAATGCATCTCGTTGTGTCATTAAAACCTCAAAATAATCTACTCTGGCCGATTTAAACAAATCGTTAGAAACGTCTATTGAAGTGTTCAGAGCAT
This window encodes:
- a CDS encoding YybH family protein, with the protein product MNSFNTTSELNPKSTFFLVRFYDVFFNRNLLYLTLKFIVIVLLLSGCNSSSKNETADLSEAKKAIQESNAIYFDSFKNNDPSLFIDRYAEDASILLPNAPQIYGKEGAAKFFRKAYDEYGLRGGKFITTAVYGDGIAYVTEEGLWQSLNSKGELMDDGKFLVLWKKTSKGWKMFRDSFSSNREAK
- a CDS encoding helix-turn-helix domain-containing protein, producing the protein MQFQYFLPSEILKPYIKHYYIFESDSNKEFEDTVFPSGEMEIIFNLGDGIWESLVDQTFYKTPKIELWGQITKPLAIKSKGKHTMLGIRFYTHTAAYFFKDEIGIFNNQIFDLEDIIGNPIKKLQEQLLETSDIKKRIELIETFLIQKIITNDKRSDKIEKVAHILSSLLNDPTESNINSISVKYGITPRYLHKLVFQHTGLAPKAFNKIKRFQHSLKLINTTEYPFTSIAYDSGYFDQSHFIRDFKSFTGITPTSYLENQFPINQLII
- a CDS encoding DeoR/GlpR family DNA-binding transcription regulator, coding for MKKEERQKVILEYLSKEHRLTLQELSVYLNVSEDTIRRDVKELSDQGLLKAVRGGAVAPSPIPLHFRNREKHDLENKKIIAEKAISYLKDGQVVFIDGGTTSLALVASFPYDLKITVITNSFPVAALIEDLPNIELIFAGGRMCKTSFATASIETIDFFRNFRANICILGLCSIHHERGVTGVLHDDSQIKRNMIQHSDFVIALGSIEKVGTAESYFVCPIKDIDVLVTNIDPKDETLKPYQNAGVTLV
- a CDS encoding 5' nucleotidase, NT5C type; its protein translation is MKKKTIAIDMDGVLADIEAQLIKHYNEESGTSLSKESIQGLSEEEAFSDRVLLRKVLNANNFFRNLPVIPDAVESLRRLQENFEIFIVSAATEFPVSLAEKVAWLAEHFPFITWENIILCGSKRIINTDYMIDDHRKNLDHCMGKPIMFTAFHNVNQTHHIRVNNWKEAVEILEKDIVSNLN